The following DNA comes from Enterocloster bolteae.
TTCCTTTTTTCTTTATCCATTAAATACAAGACCAAATTATGACTATCATTTGAATAAAAGTCACTTTCTTGATATGTTACAACAAAAGTTTTACCTCCAATAAAAATACAATTACCTTCATCTAGGTATTTTTCATTATATGAAATGTAAGAACTAACCGCATTATTTTCAGCGCTTGCACATAGATACGGCGTTTCACCACTATTTTCAATAATACTCCTTGATAAAATACTTCCAGCGTTTTTGATGGTAAAAAGATCCGCTATATTATACTCATGAAATTTCAAAGTTTTAAAAGATTCTAATACTTCTTTCTCCTTATCTGTTAAATCAAAATCTTCTAATAAATTATTTTTCAAATAGTTTTCTATTGTGACTAGTCCATCTTTCTCTAACGAAGACACATAGTTTTCCATATATGCATAATCAACTTTACCATCTTTTCCTATAGGCAGGACTATTTTTGTGTTTTTTAAAGCAATTTTTGTCGCTTTAGCATTATAGGTAAAACGGGTTTCTATTGCCTTTCTGATTGAAGTCATAATATATAATGCTGACTTTACATTAAGAAAACTAGATTGCAATACACTTGTGGCTCCGTGACCATCCTTTAAATAAAACGGTGTTTCAAGATAGACAATATTTTGATTATTTGAATGTATGAGTATTGTTGGTAGACCTTCTTTATTATTTAAAACGCTTGGATGTAAGTTATAATATCCGATAATACCATTATGATTGGTTGCTTGTCCATAAAAAGGATACTTAGGCTCATCATCAATAGACAACTCTTTAATTGTTAATGGATCTATTTCTATTTGTGGTTGCCATTTTAAAACTTCTTCCAGCCTGACTTCTTTATAGTTCACTTTGCTATTCTCCTCTAAGAAATTTCGTTACCTCCCAAGATAAGTAATCTCGTACAGTCTTTTTAAAATCTTCTTCTGTGGGAACCAAATCAATTTTTTGATGTTGCTCAAAATTCCAATCATCTCCATTTCTTGAAATAACATCCATTACAACTTGATTTTTAATGTCCCAAAGTTCTGAAGAAACATTGGCTGTGATACCATTTTTATATACTTCCACAATATCTCTATATCTTTGTGATGGACTATCCAATTCATAAATACCACGCTTTGTACGTTTATATCCGTCATTTCTAAAATCGATAAACTTCACTTGCTTTTTATAGTCATGTTCTTTACCTGTATGTTCTAGAATATAAATACTCGTTTGTACCCCTGCCATAGGAAGAAATAGGTCAACAGGCATTTTAATACTTGCAACTAATTGATTTTTAGAAAGTATTTCTTTACAACTGATAATGCCTCTACCACTGCCCGCAGAATCTTGTATAATAATAGCAGCTTTCCCCCCTATTTTCATGTTTTCAAGCCCAAATTTCAAAAATGGCAAACCATTTTCCTTAAATGTAAAAGGTGGATTGAGTAGTAGTGCATTGGCATTAAAATTTCTATACAGCTCAGGTGGCTCATCAAAAGAAGAACCTTTTCTAATATTACTAGAACCATCACCTCTTAAAATCATATTAGTAGAGGCAAGTGTATACATTTCTGCATTCAGTTCAACACCTAGCAAACGTTGTTGCTTTATTTCATCAATTTTCTTATTTGCTTTTGTTGTGTTCTTACCATATTTTTGCTCCACACATTCAATCATAAGCTTCATTGCAGAAATTAAAAAACCAGCAGACCCAGTTGCCAAGTCCATAACTTTTGAGTTTTCATCTATATCCAATATTTGAGACATCATTTTTGTGACATAAGGCGGGGTCAAAACAATTCCTAATTCTTTTCCATCCCCAAAAGCATATTTTAAAAATTCGGAATACATTTCTCCCATTATATCCAAATGACCACTCATTGAGTCAATAGATAAAAAGATGTTCTCAAAGATATATGTAAATATTTGTTTTGTGACACTTGCCTCTTTTTCAAGTAGCTCTGCAACGATATCGTCAAGAGCAGTGATTTTATCACGGTCATGATCTTTATTAATCTCAGTAAAAGACTTCATCATCAATGTAACTTTGTCAGCAGGTATTTTTTTACATTGAGATAATTATTTATATGCTTAACGATTAAGTCTCCATCACGTTCATCGTCTAAATCTAACCCCTTCAAATCATTTGGAATTAGTCCCTTTTTCTTATCTGCAATATCCTGCATAGATAATAGCATACCCGAAACATAAAGAACCCTTTGTGGTGCAGTAATAGCATGATTATGCATAAGTTTATTTAACTTTTTTGCATATTCTTGAAGTTTTGCTTGAGAATCGATTAAAACTCTATGTTTTTCTTCTTCTGTTAGTGTCGCAGCTTTGTAAAACTCAGCGAAAGACAATTTATTCTCTAAAAAATCCAAGGTATTATAACTACTAACAAGTTTATAAGTTTCGTCAGTAGCACCGAAAACATAATATACCTCAATAGAAACATTTTCCTCACTGTCTCCTGCAATGCCAATTGCAACC
Coding sequences within:
- a CDS encoding restriction endonuclease subunit S, translating into MNYKEVRLEEVLKWQPQIEIDPLTIKELSIDDEPKYPFYGQATNHNGIIGYYNLHPSVLNNKEGLPTILIHSNNQNIVYLETPFYLKDGHGATSVLQSSFLNVKSALYIMTSIRKAIETRFTYNAKATKIALKNTKIVLPIGKDGKVDYAYMENYVSSLEKDGLVTIENYLKNNLLEDFDLTDKEKEVLESFKTLKFHEYNIADLFTIKNAGSILSRSIIENSGETPYLCASAENNAVSSYISYNEKYLDEGNCIFIGGKTFVVTYQESDFYSNDSHNLVLYLMDKEKRNKLIQLYLVTCINNSLKHKYSWGDSVSKAKIQNDKILLPTKNNKPDYDFIEMYMKAMEKIVLRDVINWKNNILKTE
- a CDS encoding HsdM family class I SAM-dependent methyltransferase; protein product: MMKSFTEINKDHDRDKITALDDIVAELLEKEASVTKQIFTYIFENIFLSIDSMSGHLDIMGEMYSEFLKYAFGDGKELGIVLTPPYVTKMMSQILDIDENSKVMDLATGSAGFLISAMKLMIECVEQKYGKNTTKANKKIDEIKQQRLLGVELNAEMYTLASTNMILRGDGSSNIRKGSSFDEPPELYRNFNANALLLNPPFTFKENGLPFLKFGLENMKIGGKAAIIIQDSAGSGRGIISCKEILSKNQLVASIKMPVDLFLPMAGVQTSIYILEHTGKEHDYKKQVKFIDFRNDGYKRTKRGIYELDSPSQRYRDIVEVYKNGITANVSSELWDIKNQVVMDVISRNGDDWNFEQHQKIDLVPTEEDFKKTVRDYLSWEVTKFLRGE